The stretch of DNA tttctttttgattattCTCATTCCCAGAGGTtagttcgtgcatactggcatcatcaacataccatactagatctagaggtcctccacctagcgacccgAAAAGCAAAAGTAAGGGCAAAaggaaaatggatgatttaagtggtatctGGAAAGATAATGTTGTTGTGActgaaaatgttgaaacttcagatgggaGAAGCACTCCGGggcagaatgagttggtcttagTTAGGAGCAAAAAATCCTAGAACTACAGGGCGATCTTGAGCAGGTCCTAAatctggcaaacctttcccttactctcaatgttccTGAGATCAACCAGCAAAACCCGACTACGTAGAACTAAACACcgccacaaaacacacaaaactagAATCCACTACCCATAGCTCCAAATCCTCCTGCACCATACCAGTATCATAATCCCGCACCTCCCAGAACTTTAACCCACCACCAAtgcaaacccctcaacaacatCACCATCATCCCTCTCAATACCCGCAAAtcaccacttatcacactccccaaaatgcaccacaacctatgCCCGATTCTCACAACTCAACCAACGACCACCCGTATACCCAAGTTCTAGGGAATCATCAAAGCAAtctgatatatgtggaaaccttaccccataccccgcaACAAACTCTATACATACCCGAACTaactgagaaggacctgctcattaaaAAATGGTGGAGGAACTTAAGAAACTCATAGGTAGAGTCCagagtgttgaaggtgggaaAGGCGTTGAAGGTCTGAATTGCGAAGATCTGTGTATTGAGCTAGATGTGGAACTTCCAGATGGTTACAAACCTCCAAAGTTCAAAATGTTCGATggcactggtgatccgaaggtgcatctaAGCACATACTGTGACAAGCTTATAGGAGTAGGTAAGAATAAACAAATCCGCATGAAGTTGTTCATGCAAAGTCTTACAGGAGACGCCTTGTTTTGGTAAATCagtcaaaacataaagaaatggGCAAATTGGGTAAGTATGGAATCAGATTTCATGAACAGcttcaggttcaacacagaaaatgtGCCAAACATTTTCTATATTCAAAACGTCAAGAAAAAGCCGACAGAAACCttctgcgagtatgctactcattggagatcagaggccgcaaaggtaaggccagcactcaaagaagaacaaatgaacaagttctttattAAGGCTCACGATCCACAGTATTATGAAATATTAATGGTTATCGAGAATCCTATgttctcagacatcatcaagttgggagaaagaatagaagaagaaatcaagAGCGGGATGGTGACTAATTTCGAGGCTCTGCAAGCCACAAATAAAACCTTGAAATCATgaggtatttcaaagaagaaaaaagtaGATGTTatgatggtagcccagggccctaagtctccttTCACATACCGAACACCTACACTCACATTTCAACCCTCacccccaaaataccaataccttGCCACCACCTACCACACCTACAACACTCAActtgcatattaccattcacctctaCCCTCCcaccaaaactacccaaagccacatCCAAATTTGGACTGCGAAactcctagacaatacaccccaattgctgaacccctagcccaactgtatgagagaTTGAAGGCCGCTAGTTACGTTACTCCTATTCCTATTGTTCTTGTGGAAAATCCTTCACaatggatcaaccccaacaaaacatgtgcttatcattcaggcatgaaggttCACACTATTGAGGAATGCCGCACGTTGAAAGACAAGATGTAGACGCTTATCGACACTAAGTTTATACAAGCAAAAGAAGACGCACTGAGTAAATGTGATAGAAATTGACGAGGAATCGGATAAGGAATGGTCCATCGAACCTTTTTCGAAGGAAGGACACTCTTAAAACATCTCTGGCCACCCTAACGCCAATTTCGGTACAAAACCAGGCACCATTTGAGgttgaggtagctacacccttcattctaatggtagctcccacaccattGTACAAGTCTGATGTCGTCCCATGGGATTGTGTTGTGAaagcaagaagaaagggaaaagccaaaatggaagaaacaggtgccaCATAAGGTATGAGTAGAATTGACAGAGCTTACACACCTAAGAATCTAGGATGAACAAGAAAAGAAGATGCACCTAAACCACATGTTGTTGAGACTGGCACTGACGTCCTTTGGAGAaagatacaagcaagggaatACTTCATTGTTGACCACTTGAATAAGATTCCTGCTCAGATATCTATTTTtatcattgttgtaaaattcAGACGCACAGAAGAATGCTTTGATGAAAGTATTGAGTTAAGCTTATGTACCCACAATAATCACTAATGGAGATATGGATAACATGGTCGGGAAGGTACTAAAGAGCCACAAAATCACTTTCTAAGAACATGAATTACCACCAGAAGGATTGAGTGACAACAAGGCATTGAACATCACAATGCAATTTGAGGAAAAGTTCATTGCTAGGGTCCTGGTAGATGGAGGCTCGAGTCTAAACATATGTCCACTGACCACTCTGAAAAGATTAGGTAAGGGTTTGCACGagatacgaatgggaagcatAAACTTGAAGTCATTTTACGGATCTCAGAGAGGCACTATCGGGTAAATCAACCTTGATCTGCAGATGggtccgacttggtttgatgttgagttccaagtgctagatatatatatatgctacttacaacctattattgggacgaccatggatacatgcagctGGGGTAGTGGTTTCTACTCTGCACCAAGCAGTGAAGTTGGAATGGAATCAtgaggaggtgatcattcatggagacggaAGCAACCCGATCTACACTAACCAGACTGTTCCAGTCATCGCAAAATAGGAGGAAGTTGGGTGGACAACATATCACTGCATTGAGCGGgtgaacgcaattgaaaaggatcgatggtggagGAAGAAGATAGAAAGCTTATTGTTGTGGACgggatatgaaccaggcaagggtctcggcaaaaaGCTTAAGGGGATCACTAAACTCATACAACCACAATATCATGGAATGACCTTTGTTCTAGGGTATGAATATACCGTACAAAAAAATCAGGATTGGATACCGCCATGGCGCGCCCATTATTATCTGTCGGAACAACTCGTACCACCCctgcaccagacattccatcAGGCTGACAAAATGTGGGAattcgaggaagatgagattttggccgATATGAGAAATTTGTTTCTGGATgaagaagacatggattgcagtgcaattgttgatgatgaggaggaggaagaacTTACCATTCAGACAATGGAAGAAGGAgctattctcaagaactggactgttgcaccatcctgggctcgccgagttcctgggtagcctggcaaattaACATGACTTAATTTcaaattgttttgagcatttaagacattttcagtattttgttttgaaataattactcgagccatcgagtcgtacttgttgacattttaaagttttattaacGCATTACtacttttcatatttattattatctttctacattctttcaccataattattacatatcctgatgaacgtacgactgtgacatgtaatgagacaacacaacataaggacATCAATTCGGAAGATCTGGAAGATGGTGTAATACttgaggaaattgtcaaagaagtagagaattttgagaacaaaccaaagtctaatttggaggaaactgaggccattaacttaggggattctgatACAATCAAGGAAACgcgtataagcattcatctatcaccgtcagagaaagaAAAGTATGCCAGGTTCCTAAAGGAATATGAGTACATTTTCAcatggtcctacgacgatatgactgggttaagcacatccatagtagctcacaagctacccaccAATCCTATGTGTCCACCGGTAACACAGAAGCTTAGGAAATTCAAGCTAGATATTAGTTTAAAGAtgaaagaggaggtcaccaaacAAATTAAAGAcaaggttctccgagtggtcgaatacccgacctggttagccaacattgtacTGGTTTCAAAGAAAGTTGGGAAAGTTAGTGTATGTGTCGATTACCGAGATCTGACTAGAGCAAGTCCTAAAGATGATTTCCCATTTcctaacatacacatactaattgacaactgtgccaagcatgaactccaaccCTTTGTGGATTTCTTCGCATGAtaccatcagatctggatggacaaagaggatgctgaaaagaccgcctttatcacaccatgaggggtatattattacaaaatgatgccgtttggATTGAAGAATGTTGGGGTCACCTACATGAGAGACATGATGACTATCTTCTATGACATAATACATAGGGAAATAGATtatgtggatgatgttatcatcaagtCTAAAAGGAGTttggatcacatagcagacctgaagAAATTTTTCCATTGGCTTCAAAAATACA from Nicotiana tomentosiformis chromosome 11, ASM39032v3, whole genome shotgun sequence encodes:
- the LOC138901837 gene encoding uncharacterized protein; translated protein: MVEELKKLIGRVQSVEGGKGVEGLNCEDLCIELDVELPDGYKPPKFKMFDGTGDPKVHLSTYCDKLIGVDFMNSFRFNTENVPNIFYIQNVKKKPTETFCEYATHWRSEAAKVRPALKEEQMNKFFIKAHDPQYYEILMVIENPMFSDIIKLGERIEEEIKSGMVTNFEALQATNKTLKS